One stretch of Amycolatopsis sp. 195334CR DNA includes these proteins:
- a CDS encoding ABC transporter permease, translating to MPRLLRNLIGLAGFFLLWEGAVQTGLVRREFIPPPSVVLSSLAGLLGDVSFLRDVIATMLAWLIALGIAVVVAIPAGLLLGSIPPLQVATRAIVEFLRPIPPVALIPLVILIVGGGPEAKITLAVYASVWPILFNTVYAMAEIDPVLTETARSFGTSKSRMLTSVALPHAAPFVFTGIRMSAAIALIVIVSTEFVAGASRGIGNFVLEASEGGGRRDLVLAGTVVAGIIGYLINEGLERSGRRLFAWSEVRTEVAK from the coding sequence GTGCCTCGTCTGCTGCGAAACCTGATCGGTCTGGCCGGCTTCTTCCTGCTCTGGGAGGGAGCCGTCCAGACCGGACTGGTGCGGCGGGAGTTCATCCCGCCGCCCTCGGTCGTCCTGTCCAGCCTCGCCGGCCTGCTCGGCGACGTCTCCTTCCTGCGCGACGTGATCGCCACCATGCTCGCCTGGCTGATCGCGCTGGGCATCGCCGTGGTGGTGGCGATCCCGGCCGGCCTGCTGCTCGGCAGCATCCCGCCGCTGCAGGTGGCCACCCGCGCGATCGTGGAGTTCCTCCGCCCGATCCCGCCGGTGGCGCTGATCCCGCTGGTGATCCTGATCGTCGGCGGCGGCCCCGAGGCGAAGATCACCCTCGCGGTGTACGCCTCGGTGTGGCCCATCCTGTTCAACACCGTCTACGCGATGGCCGAGATCGACCCGGTGCTCACCGAGACCGCGCGGTCGTTCGGCACCTCGAAGTCGCGCATGCTCACCTCGGTGGCGCTGCCGCACGCGGCGCCGTTCGTGTTCACCGGCATCCGGATGTCGGCGGCGATCGCGCTGATCGTGATCGTCAGCACCGAGTTCGTCGCCGGGGCCAGCCGCGGCATCGGCAACTTCGTGCTGGAGGCCAGTGAGGGCGGCGGCCGCCGCGACCTGGTGCTGGCCGGCACGGTGGTGGCCGGGATCATCGGCTACCTGATCAACGAGGGCCTGGAGCGGTCCGGGCGCAGGCTGTTCGCCTGGAGCGAGGTCCGCACGGAGGTGGCCAAGTGA
- a CDS encoding ABC transporter substrate-binding protein, protein MLLSSLVLLASTSGCGLLGGDEGGTAAEGNAQVEKAKIKVSVMPLIDVAPFHLANKKGYFKEEGLEVETVNSPSGQAGLTKLIAGDVDISYGGDIPFVMANATGSADIKFVAESSSGKPNTMMILTVPTSPVKNVQDLAGKKIAINGEKGVSDTLTKSVMKANNVDFSKVTWVTLPFPEISGAIARGDVDAGFLVEPFITQASKSVGTVPVVDASSGPTQDFPISAYGATAKFVNENPKTVEAFQRAMAKATKEAEADRKIVEPLLVEFAKIDADTAALASLTKFESKLDPARLQRVPDLMLEFGIITQKIDAAGMIAKQPQD, encoded by the coding sequence GTGCTGCTCAGCAGCCTCGTCCTGCTCGCCTCGACCAGCGGCTGCGGGCTGCTCGGCGGCGACGAAGGCGGCACCGCCGCCGAGGGCAACGCGCAGGTGGAGAAGGCGAAGATCAAGGTGTCGGTGATGCCGCTGATCGACGTCGCGCCCTTCCACCTCGCGAACAAGAAGGGGTACTTCAAGGAAGAGGGCCTGGAGGTCGAGACGGTCAACTCGCCCAGCGGCCAGGCCGGGCTGACCAAGCTGATCGCCGGTGACGTCGACATCAGCTACGGCGGTGACATCCCGTTCGTGATGGCCAACGCCACCGGCAGCGCGGACATCAAGTTCGTCGCCGAGTCCTCCTCGGGCAAGCCGAACACCATGATGATCCTCACGGTGCCGACCTCGCCGGTGAAGAACGTGCAGGACCTGGCGGGCAAGAAGATCGCGATCAACGGCGAGAAGGGTGTGTCCGACACCCTGACCAAGTCCGTGATGAAGGCCAACAACGTCGACTTCAGCAAGGTCACCTGGGTGACCCTGCCGTTCCCGGAGATCTCGGGCGCGATCGCCCGCGGTGACGTGGACGCCGGCTTCCTGGTCGAGCCGTTCATCACCCAGGCCAGCAAGAGCGTGGGCACGGTGCCGGTGGTCGACGCTTCGTCCGGCCCGACGCAGGACTTCCCGATCTCGGCCTACGGCGCCACCGCGAAGTTCGTCAACGAGAACCCGAAGACCGTCGAGGCCTTCCAGCGCGCGATGGCCAAGGCCACCAAGGAGGCCGAGGCCGACCGCAAGATCGTCGAGCCGCTGCTGGTCGAGTTCGCCAAGATCGACGCCGACACCGCGGCGCTCGCCTCGCTGACCAAGTTCGAGTCCAAACTGGACCCGGCGCGGCTGCAGCGGGTGCCCGACCTGATGCTGGAGTTCGGCATCATCACGCAGAAGATCGACGCGGCGGGCATGATCGCGAAGCAGCCGCAGGACTGA
- a CDS encoding nitrate- and nitrite sensing domain-containing protein gives MRVQDPGATDGQGNIGGGSAPDQRAPLPDPVEPTTADALDTTPVERGKVSRWSLRNWRLRSKLAAVMIVPTVTALALGGLLAAQELDRANEFQQTVDQLDLAAKSATVLHEVQNERTLAVAKIASDRAPDEGALDAQIIKTDRAIADMKSFAGTLETDVVAEGSQMARTLDRIDALGPLRIAVRNTSYADLSALSAYTAVLDQLIQAGREVNTGITDRDLLRRGTTAQALSEAKEYVSRENAALQIAGRRDGFPAELLSQTRAYQASARAALDTFRSTADPEQVQLYNDNVSGAEVDDRERIKASAFVFADARSRPAIDVNALTNDGTFVVDRMNKVEGQLLADLRSAADGLASDALVAFWQFAAIVLLALLFAIALMLIIARSLLHPLRTLRTNALDVAYAKLPTTVQGILDNPNPLEAAKRAVEPVPVLTREEIGEVARSFDAVHAQAVKLAAEQALLRENVNGMFVNLSRRSQRLVERQLGVIDRLEADEQDPDHLASLFELDHLATRLRRNGESLLVLSGAGLTKSVSRPVPAVEVIGAAVSEIEQYARVEVGQVPEVSVQGRAIQDLVHLLAELLDNATYFSEPETRVTMRAAVTRKRSLAIQITDKGVGMSEEDIEEANKRLADPPAFDVSVTRRMGLYVVARLAKRHGIEVRLRDNEEIDNGIIARIVVPAELLVATPAAQSLGGPPSQPRIPAQAPMLPPTPTQSSLPPITPVYQQQKPEPPTETWTPAPPPPTPAETSMATNGLTPLAQPISLDDLVAGSPNAAFTSRPTDAPLPTSYPVSQQLPVRQVPAPPPPPAPPAAEPAAQEDFGFPTEEPDQPGTDYSDYEALAKQPADDDPDAPTRRLPIYQSVMSRWFSEVEDELDERPPASSSAPASSELAGPAPETDRSREADRSREPSAEAEPSALPKRVPAEPEQSGFPKRTPDPEAEPEPEVAQEAPAVPEQPTSTPQPEYTEGPPPKPRPVVASTWQSASDQGWQAAQALLETRNEEVTEAGLPKRVPNAYLVPGSVNAPEQDAFRDTSVGQPSPSAISRSAAAARSRMASFQRGFTTGRHALSESSAEPGSYPGAGNSRTEQGTREWQ, from the coding sequence GTGCGGGTCCAAGACCCCGGGGCCACAGACGGCCAGGGAAACATTGGTGGCGGGTCGGCGCCGGACCAGCGGGCGCCGCTGCCCGATCCGGTCGAGCCGACCACGGCGGACGCCCTCGACACCACACCGGTCGAGCGGGGCAAGGTCTCCCGGTGGTCGCTGCGCAACTGGCGGCTGCGGAGCAAGCTGGCCGCGGTGATGATCGTGCCCACGGTCACCGCGCTCGCGCTCGGTGGCCTGCTGGCCGCGCAGGAACTGGACCGCGCCAACGAGTTCCAGCAGACCGTGGACCAGCTCGACCTGGCCGCGAAGAGCGCCACCGTGCTGCACGAGGTGCAGAACGAGCGGACGCTGGCGGTGGCGAAGATCGCTTCGGACCGGGCGCCGGACGAGGGCGCGCTGGACGCGCAGATCATCAAGACCGACCGCGCCATCGCCGACATGAAGTCCTTCGCCGGCACGCTGGAGACGGACGTGGTCGCCGAGGGCAGCCAGATGGCCCGCACGCTCGACCGGATCGACGCGCTCGGCCCGCTGCGCATCGCGGTGCGGAACACCTCGTACGCCGACCTGTCCGCGCTCTCGGCCTACACCGCCGTGCTGGACCAGCTGATCCAGGCCGGCCGTGAGGTCAACACCGGCATCACCGACCGCGACCTGCTGCGGCGGGGCACCACCGCGCAGGCGCTGAGCGAGGCCAAGGAGTACGTCTCCCGCGAGAACGCCGCGCTGCAGATCGCCGGCCGTCGCGACGGCTTCCCCGCCGAGCTGCTCAGCCAGACCCGCGCCTACCAGGCCAGTGCGCGCGCGGCGCTGGACACCTTCCGCTCCACCGCCGACCCCGAGCAGGTGCAGCTCTACAACGACAACGTCAGTGGTGCCGAGGTCGACGACCGCGAGCGCATCAAGGCCTCCGCCTTCGTCTTCGCCGACGCGCGGAGCAGGCCGGCCATCGATGTCAACGCGCTGACCAACGACGGAACCTTCGTGGTCGACCGGATGAACAAGGTGGAGGGCCAGCTGCTGGCCGACCTCCGCAGCGCGGCCGACGGACTGGCTTCGGACGCACTGGTCGCCTTCTGGCAGTTCGCCGCCATCGTGCTGCTCGCCCTGCTCTTCGCCATCGCGCTGATGCTGATCATCGCCCGCTCGCTGCTGCACCCGCTGCGCACGCTGCGGACGAACGCACTGGACGTGGCGTACGCGAAGCTGCCGACCACGGTCCAGGGCATCCTGGACAACCCGAACCCGCTGGAAGCGGCCAAGCGCGCGGTCGAGCCGGTGCCGGTGCTCACCCGCGAGGAGATCGGTGAAGTCGCCCGGTCGTTCGACGCGGTGCACGCGCAGGCGGTCAAGCTGGCGGCCGAGCAGGCGCTGCTGCGCGAGAACGTCAACGGCATGTTCGTCAACCTCTCGCGGCGGTCGCAGCGGCTGGTGGAGCGCCAGCTGGGCGTGATCGACCGGCTCGAGGCCGACGAGCAGGACCCCGACCACCTCGCCAGCCTGTTCGAGCTGGACCACCTCGCCACCCGGCTCCGCCGCAACGGTGAAAGCCTGCTGGTGCTCTCCGGCGCCGGGCTGACCAAGTCGGTGTCGCGCCCGGTGCCCGCGGTCGAGGTGATCGGTGCCGCGGTCTCGGAGATCGAGCAGTACGCCCGCGTCGAAGTCGGCCAGGTGCCCGAGGTGTCCGTGCAGGGCCGCGCCATCCAGGACCTGGTGCACCTGCTGGCCGAACTGCTGGACAACGCCACCTACTTCTCCGAGCCGGAGACCAGGGTGACCATGCGCGCCGCGGTGACCCGCAAGCGCTCGCTGGCCATCCAGATCACCGACAAGGGCGTCGGGATGTCCGAAGAGGACATCGAGGAGGCCAACAAGCGCCTCGCCGACCCGCCCGCGTTCGACGTCTCGGTGACCCGGCGCATGGGCCTGTACGTGGTCGCGCGGCTGGCCAAGCGGCACGGCATCGAGGTCCGCCTGCGGGACAACGAGGAGATCGACAACGGCATCATCGCGCGGATCGTGGTGCCCGCCGAGCTGCTGGTGGCCACCCCGGCCGCGCAGTCGCTGGGCGGCCCGCCCTCGCAGCCGCGCATCCCGGCGCAGGCCCCGATGCTCCCGCCGACGCCGACGCAGTCCTCGCTGCCGCCGATCACCCCGGTCTACCAGCAGCAGAAGCCCGAACCGCCGACCGAGACCTGGACGCCGGCCCCGCCGCCGCCCACCCCGGCCGAGACCTCGATGGCCACCAACGGGCTCACCCCGCTGGCGCAGCCGATCTCGCTGGACGACCTGGTCGCCGGTTCGCCGAACGCGGCGTTCACCAGCCGCCCGACGGACGCGCCGCTGCCCACCTCGTACCCGGTCAGCCAGCAGCTGCCGGTGCGGCAGGTGCCCGCCCCGCCACCACCACCGGCACCACCGGCCGCCGAGCCGGCGGCGCAGGAGGACTTCGGCTTCCCGACCGAGGAACCGGACCAGCCGGGCACCGACTACAGCGACTACGAGGCACTGGCCAAGCAGCCCGCCGACGACGACCCGGACGCGCCGACCCGCCGCCTGCCGATCTACCAGTCGGTGATGTCGCGGTGGTTCAGCGAGGTCGAGGACGAGCTGGACGAGCGTCCCCCGGCTTCGTCGTCGGCCCCGGCCTCCTCGGAACTGGCCGGACCGGCACCGGAGACCGACCGGTCGCGGGAAGCCGACCGGTCGCGCGAGCCGTCGGCCGAGGCCGAGCCGTCCGCCCTGCCGAAGCGCGTGCCCGCGGAGCCCGAGCAGTCCGGCTTCCCGAAGCGCACGCCGGACCCCGAGGCCGAACCGGAGCCCGAGGTGGCCCAGGAGGCCCCGGCGGTGCCGGAGCAGCCGACGAGCACCCCGCAGCCCGAGTACACCGAAGGCCCGCCGCCCAAGCCGCGGCCGGTGGTGGCCTCGACCTGGCAGAGCGCTTCGGACCAGGGCTGGCAGGCGGCGCAGGCGCTGCTCGAGACGCGGAACGAAGAGGTCACCGAGGCCGGGCTGCCCAAGCGCGTGCCGAACGCGTACCTGGTGCCCGGTTCGGTGAACGCGCCCGAGCAGGACGCCTTCCGCGACACCTCCGTCGGCCAGCCGAGCCCGAGCGCGATCTCCCGCTCGGCGGCCGCGGCCCGCAGCCGGATGGCCAGTTTCCAGCGCGGTTTCACCACCGGCAGGCACGCGCTCTCGGAGAGCTCGGCCGAGCCGGGCTCCTATCCGGGAGCGGGCAACAGCAGAACAGAGCAAGGCACTAGGGAGTGGCAGTGA
- a CDS encoding roadblock/LC7 domain-containing protein, whose amino-acid sequence MTGAQPEGTSQPSTLANGGFAWLITDFVKRVPGAAHAVVVSADGLMLAHSRGLPKDKADQLAAVASGLTSLARGASKIFEGGTVAQTVVEMANGFMFLMSVSDGSCLAVLGAPDSDIGLVVYEMTLLVDRVGKQLTPAQRAQLRGANGPQPVVSL is encoded by the coding sequence GTGACAGGGGCGCAGCCGGAAGGCACGAGCCAGCCGAGCACGCTGGCGAACGGTGGATTCGCCTGGTTGATCACGGATTTCGTCAAGCGGGTGCCCGGTGCCGCGCACGCGGTGGTGGTTTCCGCGGACGGGCTGATGCTGGCGCACTCCCGCGGTCTGCCGAAGGACAAGGCCGACCAGCTGGCCGCGGTCGCGTCGGGGCTGACCAGCCTGGCGCGGGGCGCGTCGAAGATCTTCGAGGGCGGCACGGTCGCGCAGACCGTGGTGGAGATGGCGAACGGCTTCATGTTCCTGATGTCGGTCTCCGACGGTTCCTGCCTGGCCGTGCTGGGTGCGCCGGACAGCGACATCGGGCTGGTGGTCTACGAGATGACCCTGCTGGTGGACCGGGTCGGCAAGCAGCTGACCCCGGCCCAGCGCGCCCAGTTGCGTGGCGCGAACGGCCCCCAACCGGTCGTTTCCCTGTAG
- a CDS encoding ATP/GTP-binding protein: MNAPRPSTGPTSSAKIVVAGGFGSGKTTLVGAISEIDPLTTEASMTEAGAGVDDISATPNKTTTTVAMDFGRITLDSDIVLYVFGTPGQHRFWFMWDDLALGAIGAVVLIDTRRLADAFPSIDFFENRKLPYVVAINCFDRLLHHQIEDVRHALTISPNVPIMACDARDRESAKQVLISVVQHAIQHDSARRAG, from the coding sequence GTGAACGCACCACGCCCGTCCACCGGGCCGACCTCATCGGCGAAGATCGTGGTCGCCGGTGGGTTCGGTTCGGGCAAGACCACCCTGGTGGGGGCGATCTCGGAGATCGACCCGCTGACCACCGAGGCGTCGATGACCGAGGCAGGCGCCGGGGTGGACGACATCTCGGCCACGCCGAACAAGACGACCACCACGGTGGCGATGGACTTCGGCCGGATCACCCTGGACTCGGACATCGTGCTGTACGTGTTCGGCACGCCGGGGCAGCACCGGTTCTGGTTCATGTGGGACGACCTGGCGCTCGGCGCGATCGGCGCGGTGGTGCTGATCGACACCCGCCGCCTCGCCGACGCCTTCCCGTCGATCGACTTCTTCGAGAACCGGAAGCTGCCGTACGTGGTCGCCATCAACTGCTTCGACCGCCTGCTGCACCACCAGATCGAGGACGTCCGGCACGCGCTGACGATCTCGCCGAACGTGCCGATCATGGCCTGTGACGCGCGGGACCGGGAGTCGGCCAAGCAGGTGCTGATCTCCGTGGTCCAGCACGCCATCCAGCACGATTCGGCCCGCCGCGCCGGTTAG
- a CDS encoding acyl-CoA dehydrogenase family protein produces MSNPDPHDFLDLDAELSGEERDIRDAVRGFAAEQLAPHVADWYETGRLPAAELAKGFGQLGLLGMHLEGYGCAGTSAMAYGIACRELEAVDSGLRSFVSVQGSLAMYAIHRWGSEEQKAEWLPRMATGEALGCFGLTEPDAGSDPASMRTRAVRDGSDWVLDGTKMWITNGTVAAVAVVWAQTEDGIRGFVVPTSTPGFTANEVKHKLSLRASLTAELVLDGVRLPESAAFPEVRGLRGPLSCLNEARYGILFGVVGAARACYESALEYTLSRSQFGKPLAGFQLTQRKLADLLVEVNRAGLIAMRIGRLKDAGSLHHHHVSFGKLSNVRSALDVARTARSMLGANGISLEYPVMRHMANLETVLTYEGTEEMHALTLGQSVTSLPAFR; encoded by the coding sequence ATGAGCAATCCCGATCCCCACGACTTCCTCGATCTCGACGCCGAGCTGAGCGGTGAGGAGCGGGACATCCGCGACGCCGTGCGCGGGTTCGCTGCCGAGCAGCTCGCACCGCACGTCGCGGACTGGTACGAGACGGGCAGACTGCCCGCCGCCGAGCTGGCCAAGGGCTTCGGGCAGCTGGGCCTGCTCGGCATGCACCTGGAGGGCTACGGCTGCGCGGGCACCAGCGCGATGGCCTACGGCATCGCCTGCCGCGAGCTGGAGGCGGTGGACTCGGGCCTGCGCAGCTTCGTCTCGGTGCAGGGATCGCTGGCGATGTACGCGATCCACCGCTGGGGCTCCGAGGAGCAGAAGGCGGAGTGGCTGCCGCGCATGGCCACCGGGGAGGCGCTCGGCTGCTTCGGGCTGACCGAACCGGACGCGGGCAGCGACCCGGCCAGCATGCGCACGCGCGCGGTCCGCGACGGCTCGGACTGGGTGCTCGACGGCACCAAGATGTGGATCACCAACGGGACCGTGGCCGCGGTCGCCGTGGTGTGGGCCCAGACCGAGGACGGCATCCGCGGATTTGTGGTGCCGACCTCGACGCCGGGCTTCACCGCGAACGAGGTCAAGCACAAGCTCTCGCTGCGGGCCTCGCTCACCGCGGAACTCGTGCTCGACGGCGTGCGACTGCCCGAATCGGCCGCGTTCCCCGAGGTGCGCGGCCTCCGCGGGCCGCTGAGCTGCCTGAACGAAGCGCGGTACGGGATCCTGTTCGGCGTGGTCGGCGCGGCCCGCGCCTGCTACGAGTCGGCGCTGGAGTACACCCTCTCGCGCAGCCAGTTCGGCAAGCCGCTGGCCGGGTTCCAGCTGACCCAGCGCAAGCTGGCCGATCTGCTGGTCGAGGTGAACCGGGCCGGGCTGATCGCGATGCGGATCGGGCGGCTCAAGGACGCCGGTTCGCTGCACCACCACCACGTCAGCTTCGGCAAGCTGTCGAACGTCCGGTCGGCGCTGGACGTGGCGCGCACCGCCCGGTCCATGCTCGGCGCGAACGGGATTTCCCTGGAGTACCCGGTCATGCGGCACATGGCGAACCTGGAGACCGTGCTCACCTACGAGGGCACCGAGGAGATGCACGCGCTGACGCTGGGCCAGTCGGTCACCTCGCTCCCCGCTTTCCGCTGA
- a CDS encoding SRPBCC family protein: MTVERVVHAPIEEVFAWLTTTTHYTASPLVVRCALRRRGAGTPYGVGAVRSHLWVIGWFRERVTRHDAPHTTEYVVDRSFPPSRHELGRMRFTAVDGGTHVEWTTRAEIRMPLIGAQLTRLLARPMITRAFGTILDAADAALSGKRGAR; the protein is encoded by the coding sequence ATGACCGTCGAACGTGTGGTGCACGCCCCGATCGAGGAGGTCTTCGCCTGGCTGACCACGACCACCCACTACACGGCGTCGCCACTGGTGGTGCGCTGCGCGCTCCGGCGCCGGGGTGCGGGCACGCCCTACGGCGTCGGCGCGGTGCGCAGCCACCTGTGGGTGATCGGCTGGTTCCGCGAACGGGTCACCCGCCACGACGCCCCGCACACCACCGAGTACGTGGTGGACCGGAGCTTCCCGCCGTCCCGGCACGAACTCGGCCGCATGCGGTTCACCGCGGTCGACGGCGGCACGCACGTCGAGTGGACCACCCGCGCGGAGATCCGGATGCCGCTGATCGGCGCTCAGCTCACCCGCCTGCTCGCCCGGCCGATGATCACCAGGGCCTTCGGCACCATCCTGGACGCCGCCGACGCCGCCCTCAGCGGAAAGCGGGGAGCGAGGTGA
- a CDS encoding RNA polymerase sigma-70 factor: MGEPKREEAGLPAHDDAFAEHRPLLFTIAYEMLGGVADAEDVLQESYLRWSAVDRATVRHPRAYLVRLVTRQALNHLRALKARREEYVGSWLPEPVRTEPDVSEDTILAESVSIAMMLVLETLNPTERAVFVLHDVFGYTHAEVAASVGRTEAGVRQICHRAREHVHARRRRFEPDSETSREIARRFLRAASTGDVRALMDLMAPDVVALSDGGGKVSAARRPVAGRSDVARFVAGVSRRLPEPSVELAAYNGLPAVRFLTGGALDWVLALELRDGRITGLYGIRNPDKLRRADAARPLTRGGNPWKP; encoded by the coding sequence ATGGGTGAACCGAAGCGAGAGGAGGCGGGGTTGCCAGCCCACGACGACGCGTTCGCCGAGCACCGGCCGCTGCTGTTCACCATCGCCTACGAAATGCTCGGCGGCGTCGCCGATGCCGAGGACGTGCTGCAGGAGAGCTACCTGCGCTGGAGCGCCGTCGACCGGGCGACGGTCCGGCACCCGCGCGCGTACCTCGTCCGGCTGGTGACGCGGCAGGCGCTCAACCACCTGCGCGCGCTCAAGGCCCGGCGCGAGGAGTACGTCGGCAGCTGGCTGCCCGAGCCGGTCCGCACCGAGCCCGACGTGAGCGAGGACACGATCCTCGCCGAATCGGTGTCCATCGCGATGATGCTCGTGCTGGAAACGCTGAACCCCACCGAGCGCGCGGTTTTTGTGCTGCACGACGTGTTCGGCTACACCCACGCCGAGGTGGCCGCGTCGGTCGGCCGGACGGAGGCCGGGGTCCGGCAGATCTGCCACCGGGCCCGCGAGCACGTCCACGCGCGGCGACGCCGGTTCGAGCCCGACTCCGAGACCAGCCGCGAAATCGCCCGGCGGTTCCTGCGCGCGGCGTCGACCGGGGACGTGCGGGCGCTGATGGACCTGATGGCGCCCGACGTGGTGGCGCTCTCCGACGGCGGGGGCAAGGTCAGCGCGGCCCGGCGGCCGGTGGCCGGCCGGTCGGACGTGGCCCGGTTCGTGGCCGGGGTGTCGCGGCGGCTGCCCGAGCCGAGCGTCGAACTCGCCGCCTACAACGGCCTGCCCGCGGTGCGTTTCCTCACCGGCGGTGCGCTCGACTGGGTGCTCGCGCTCGAACTCCGCGACGGCCGGATCACCGGGCTCTACGGCATTCGCAATCCCGACAAACTCCGCCGCGCCGACGCCGCGCGGCCGCTCACCCGAGGAGGAAACCCGTGGAAACCATGA
- a CDS encoding MBL fold metallo-hydrolase, protein MRTRNLVTAAVAATGAVGLGVAVAARGLVEAIGGHPDPEQLRRSPQFRDGRFRNEAPRRVVEQGTYRKILHDMLFGNEPRHPGGPVPVVSAPAATSADGLHLTWYGHASTLVEIDGARVLLDPVWSDRCSPSPLIGPKRMHAPPIALEDLPRLDAVVISHDHYDHLDLPTIRALVEQQDVPFVVPLGVGSHLRRWRVPEERIVELDWHAEFTAGELRLVATPAQHFSGRWLANDGTLWASWSIIGPRHRVFYTGDTGYFPGFAKIGEQYGPFDATLVQIGAYAPSWPDIHMTPEEGVATHLDVRGGLLVPVHWATFNLAMHAWTDPADRLWREAKAKDVDLAVPRPGERVDVSAPPAVDGWWQTL, encoded by the coding sequence ATGCGCACAAGAAACCTGGTCACGGCGGCAGTCGCCGCCACGGGTGCCGTCGGGCTCGGGGTGGCGGTCGCCGCCCGCGGCCTCGTCGAGGCCATCGGCGGGCACCCCGATCCCGAACAGCTGCGGCGCTCACCGCAGTTCCGCGACGGCCGGTTCCGCAACGAGGCCCCCCGCCGTGTGGTCGAGCAGGGCACGTACCGGAAGATCCTGCACGACATGCTCTTCGGCAACGAGCCGCGTCACCCCGGCGGCCCGGTGCCGGTGGTCTCCGCGCCCGCGGCCACCTCCGCCGACGGCCTGCACCTGACCTGGTACGGCCACGCCTCCACGCTGGTCGAGATCGACGGCGCCCGGGTGCTGCTCGACCCCGTCTGGAGCGACCGCTGCTCGCCGTCCCCGCTGATCGGGCCGAAGCGCATGCACGCCCCGCCGATCGCGCTCGAGGACCTGCCGCGGCTCGACGCCGTGGTGATCTCGCACGACCACTACGACCACCTCGACCTGCCGACCATCCGCGCGCTGGTCGAGCAGCAGGACGTGCCGTTCGTGGTGCCGCTCGGCGTGGGTTCGCACCTGCGCCGCTGGCGGGTGCCGGAGGAGCGGATCGTCGAGCTGGACTGGCACGCCGAGTTCACCGCCGGCGAGCTGCGCCTGGTCGCCACGCCGGCGCAGCACTTCTCCGGGCGGTGGCTGGCCAACGACGGCACGCTGTGGGCGTCGTGGTCGATCATCGGCCCGCGCCACCGGGTGTTCTACACCGGCGACACCGGCTACTTCCCGGGATTCGCGAAGATCGGCGAGCAGTACGGCCCGTTCGACGCGACGCTGGTGCAGATCGGTGCCTACGCGCCGAGCTGGCCGGACATCCACATGACCCCGGAGGAGGGCGTCGCCACCCACCTCGACGTGCGCGGGGGTCTGCTGGTGCCGGTGCACTGGGCCACGTTCAACCTCGCGATGCACGCGTGGACCGACCCCGCCGACCGCCTCTGGCGCGAGGCGAAGGCCAAGGACGTCGACCTGGCGGTCCCGCGTCCCGGGGAGCGCGTGGACGTCTCGGCACCACCCGCCGTCGACGGGTGGTGGCAGACGCTCTAA
- a CDS encoding DoxX family protein, translated as MFAAYVTVTILGALINGAAATLYLIGHEYPKAQADMKGVPRKFVPLLGTLAASGLVLYFVGAIIAHLRVGSRDIVGGIVFLTVAAAALVLGLVHHG; from the coding sequence ATGTTCGCCGCCTACGTCACGGTCACGATCCTCGGCGCGCTCATCAACGGTGCCGCCGCCACCCTCTACCTGATCGGCCACGAGTACCCCAAGGCCCAGGCGGACATGAAGGGCGTGCCCCGGAAGTTCGTGCCGTTGCTGGGCACCCTCGCCGCCTCAGGCCTCGTGCTCTACTTCGTCGGTGCCATCATCGCGCACCTCAGGGTGGGCTCCCGCGACATCGTGGGCGGGATCGTGTTCCTCACCGTCGCGGCGGCCGCGTTGGTGCTCGGCCTGGTCCACCACGGTTAG
- a CDS encoding alpha/beta fold hydrolase: MRVVHVHGACTGDAAWWWHRMVEPLRALGFHTEAVSLPSCRTTTANLHDDADAVREVLAASGEPTILSGHSYGGMVITDAATGFESTVERLVYLAAVVPAERRSLAEITAEPSPWLDAHEDGTVAVKPGLDLTGIFLQDCTEELAAEAATKLVPQSAAAFAQAPRGLAWRTIPSTYIVLTRDRATPPERQRAWAAHATETVDFDSGHHPFLSRPAELARLTTRRADPSR; this comes from the coding sequence ATGCGAGTCGTTCATGTGCACGGGGCCTGTACCGGGGACGCCGCCTGGTGGTGGCACCGCATGGTGGAACCCCTGCGCGCACTGGGGTTCCACACCGAGGCGGTGAGCCTGCCCAGCTGCCGCACCACCACGGCGAACCTGCACGACGACGCGGACGCCGTACGCGAGGTGCTCGCCGCGAGCGGTGAACCCACCATCCTCAGTGGACACTCCTACGGCGGCATGGTGATCACCGACGCGGCCACCGGCTTCGAGTCCACTGTGGAACGTCTGGTCTACCTGGCCGCGGTGGTCCCGGCGGAACGCCGCTCCCTGGCCGAAATCACCGCGGAACCATCACCGTGGCTCGACGCCCACGAAGACGGCACGGTCGCCGTCAAACCCGGGCTCGACCTGACCGGCATCTTCCTCCAGGACTGCACGGAGGAACTCGCCGCCGAGGCCGCGACCAAGCTCGTGCCGCAGTCCGCCGCGGCCTTCGCCCAGGCACCACGAGGACTGGCGTGGCGGACGATCCCGTCCACCTACATCGTGCTCACGCGGGACCGGGCCACGCCGCCCGAGCGTCAGCGCGCGTGGGCGGCGCACGCCACCGAAACCGTCGACTTCGACAGCGGGCACCACCCCTTCCTCTCCCGTCCGGCCGAACTCGCCCGGCTCACAACCCGGCGAGCAGATCCTTCTCGGTGA